In Alicyclobacillus macrosporangiidus CPP55, a single window of DNA contains:
- a CDS encoding biotin--[acetyl-CoA-carboxylase] ligase — translation MGEAWINDPRRADAEAAREAVAAALLDASGTFVSGTALSEKTGLSRTAIWKHVQALMEQGFVIESVPRLGHRLQAVPDKALPVLVRRHLAPGTELGRRGIWYDEVDSTNTLASEWARRGVSNGFLVAAGRQRGGRGRRGRAWFSPPEGLWFSLVLTRPLPLRRAPELTLLASVAVRRAIARVAEAAPDIKWPNDLLMKGRKMCGILAEIRAEGELVEHAVVGIGINANIPDDAFPAELRDRATSLLAVTGRKVPPALLCAEVCNQFDPLYRRLAETGEGFASVMDEWSQACVTLGQWVQVETPRGVVEGRALTVDESGALQVDAADGRRLVIHTGEVLFSH, via the coding sequence GTGGGAGAAGCGTGGATCAATGACCCGCGCCGCGCCGACGCGGAGGCGGCGCGCGAGGCCGTCGCGGCCGCCTTGCTCGACGCCTCTGGCACCTTCGTGTCCGGAACGGCGCTGAGCGAGAAGACCGGCCTGTCGCGCACGGCCATCTGGAAACACGTGCAGGCCCTCATGGAGCAAGGTTTCGTCATCGAGTCGGTACCGCGGTTGGGCCACCGGCTGCAGGCCGTTCCGGACAAGGCCCTGCCAGTGCTCGTCCGCCGCCACCTGGCGCCCGGGACAGAGCTGGGCAGGCGGGGAATCTGGTACGACGAAGTGGACTCCACCAACACGCTGGCCAGTGAATGGGCGCGCCGCGGCGTTTCGAACGGTTTTCTCGTCGCGGCGGGCCGCCAGCGGGGCGGACGCGGCCGTCGCGGCCGAGCCTGGTTCTCGCCCCCGGAAGGGCTGTGGTTTTCGCTGGTGCTCACGCGCCCCCTGCCGCTTCGTCGCGCCCCTGAGCTGACCCTCCTGGCGAGCGTCGCCGTCCGGCGGGCGATCGCGCGTGTGGCCGAGGCGGCCCCGGACATCAAGTGGCCGAACGACCTGTTGATGAAGGGGCGAAAGATGTGCGGCATCCTCGCGGAGATCCGGGCGGAAGGGGAGCTGGTCGAGCACGCGGTGGTGGGCATCGGGATCAACGCCAACATCCCGGACGACGCGTTCCCCGCTGAACTGCGGGATCGCGCCACCTCCCTCCTGGCCGTGACGGGGCGGAAAGTGCCGCCCGCGCTTCTGTGCGCCGAGGTGTGCAACCAGTTCGACCCATTGTACCGCCGACTGGCCGAGACGGGGGAGGGGTTCGCCAGCGTCATGGACGAGTGGAGCCAAGCCTGCGTCACCCTGGGTCAGTGGGTACAGGTCGAGACCCCGCGCGGGGTGGTGGAAGGCCGGGCCCTCACGGTGGATGAATCCGGAGCTCTGCAGGTGGATGCCGCGGACGGGAGGCGGCTCGTCATCCACACCGGGGAAGTCCTGTTCTCCCATTGA